TCGGTGGCTGAAGGGTCCCCACCCACAGCACCGCGGCCGTGACCGTGACCGACAGCTGAGGCGGGATGGAGGGGTGGAGGCGACCACGCCGAGATGCGAGgctccatgccatgcccatgccatccatccttcCCTGCCAGGCTCTCGCTGAAAATTGTTGGCTTTCACATGCTGGCCAGGCGTCGCTTCCCTTCCTGCACCcacccagccatccatctATCAAAGCAATgtgagcagcgccgcgcccgccccagtCAAGTGCTTTGTCGGCGCTGCCAGATCTGTCTGGCACCGCGCCATGCCATCATGGTGCGAGGTCATATCGTAATCGGGGCTCCCCCAACCCCTGcatcccgtcccgtcccttgccttgccctgACAGCTCCACGCATCCAttcatgccgccgcccatccagGGGCCCAATGGCCCTCCACCATCACATGCCAGCGCGCGTCCCCGCGGCGAGCCCGAGTGACGCAGCATGTATCCTTGCAACGGCTCGTTATCTTGTCCCAACAGGCCATCTTCCCTTTGCGccactcgccgccggggccgacTCGAAATCTCCGTACCGAGGGACGTCTGCAGACCTTTGTTTGCGCGTCTCCGTCAAAAGCACGATTCGTATACTGGCTCTGTCCCAAGTGGAAGCCGAGGCGCGAGCTCCGACCACCTCTTCACTGCCCACGGTCGCACGACAATGGCGTGGTTCAACCTGCGACATACCTTACGTACACTCTTTTCATGGAGAAGCCTTTTGTGCCTTCATCTTTGTTTCTTtgtctacttcgtactatCACTAGACTCATTGTTGAGTTTAGCCGCGCCTTGATGCTACATATGTACATCCCCACAACAATTGCGAAGCGAACCTTAAAGGTCAATTCCTCGAGCACAGCCAACCGCTACTTCCCGTTGCCgttggccagcagcgacgtCTTCTCTGCGTCCGACGCACTCGTCGCTGCCCCGTCGGGCTCGGTTCTCTCCCCATCGCCGAATACCTTGCTATACACCGAATCGTAGCTCATCCACATGAGGTTGAACATGGCCgtcacgccgccggccagccatcTAGGAAgcttgcccgtctcgtccgCCATCAGGCCTGTCATGGTCaagaagatgatgagcaGCGGTGCCCACGCGCCCAGAAACAGGATTTGTCCGATACTCTGTCGTCGGTGAGTGAGCAGATATGGCTCCAATGACGCCAAATATTTTTGGTATACCTCCGGCAATCCGTGCTCCCTTgcgccgtccttgagcagcttcAAGTAGCGTGCGCTGGCTTGGGCGTACCCCGGATTCGGACGCTGACGGCCATGCGTCAAGCGGTGCCACCATGTACACTTTCGGgggtcgtcgttgccgtcgtcgggcacaTAGGACGCGTAGAGCGTCCGCGCGAAGAAGGGCCTGGGAAGACTGGGGAACCTTGGCTTCTCGGGCGCCGCGACATTGGGCTTGATGGATATGCAAGGCACAACGATTTCCTTGTAGCTCGAGCCGGCGCCTTCGGTGCGCATGATTGTACGCCAGTCCTTCTTGGTGACCTCGTAGACGACGCCCATCAGGTGGCCGTCCCACTCGTATCCTGGATCGGAGGGATCCAGCGGCGGGGGCTTCGGCTTGGTCGGGTTGGGGATCGTTGGCTTTTCCGGAAGCTTCCTGAAGCCGACGTTGGCGAAGCACGGCTCCCGATACGGCACGCCGGGTAGGTCGAGCGTGAGTTGCAAGATGGGCACTGAGACATTGACTTGCGAAAGCGGGCGGATCTTGCGCATGCCCAGAAACGTCTCGGCCGACAGGTTGGAGCCGTACGCAAGGTACAGAACAGTGTCTGGTGATTCATCATCTACCCCCGGTGTCGTATCTTCTGTGGCCTGTTCAAGACGTTCGCGTGATGTGAGTGGTATCGacgagatggatggataTGTGCCGTGTCGCGGGTGCGAGTTGGTGAGCTCAGCCTTATCCAAGGCAGCCGAAGCCACCGAGGGGCCGCCCTCCAACATTGTCTTATGCGGCATTGCTGTGGAAAATCACGCTCGCCGACTGGCGCAAAGACAGAGAAAATGCTTGTTTAACCAGACTCGGTGTTTGGCGACGAGAGCCGGACTGTTGAGGAGGAGCGGGTTGGTTGCAGGCTAGAGTATGTCAATCGGAGGAGATGTTGTACCTGTGAGCGAGAAGCCGAAAGGGAGCGCGACGGTCACTTTTATCGGCGGACCCTCGGCCAGCGGACCAGCATTCATTCCTAGCGGATTGCGGAGTGTGTGCGGAGCGGCCGCGCGACTGTGTGCGAAGTACAGGAGACATACGTCAGCTGGAAGCTGTCACACTAGTAGGACTCCGTattggctgcggcggcagggcatTAGCGCGGCCGGATCGTCGTGCAGTTGGTAAGACCTGTCATGTCGCCACGAAATCCGCCTCTCTCCTGGTCCCAACATTGAATGTCGGTGCGAAGCAAACTAAACGCGGCGCAGCACATTCGCCCTGTGCGCCGTCTGGGCCAGTTACGGTTACCTCCGTACGTCTTACGACGTCTTGGTCTCGCAGCTCGTTGACTGCACCGGGAGCCATGCTTGCCGTGTTGCCAGCTCCAACTTATAGTCTCGGGCAAGGTCACTAAAATGCCCGACAATCGACGCGACTGTTTCCTTTCGGGTGGAGAAATGTCCCGAAACCGTCTTGACAGGGGCTGACGTCGACGCGAAACCTGAGCAAGGCCACACCCTGCTGCATACCTAGTAAGGTACAGTCTACGCGAGAACGAAGGCAGATGCGGATGTCGCGGCCTCGTAGCTCAGCgccacgccgcgcagcaagCGGCACATCTCACCTTCGATGAGTTCTGCAccccagcgccggcgtcgacttcCCTAATGCCTTAGCCGCAAGCCTGTGGGATGGAGAGAGCAAGAGCACAATAAGCTGACGATGTTCGAGGGGACAAGAACGTAGCAGATTCACACTTGATTTGCTGGAAGCACGGCGACACTCCATAATCGGACTGTAGTTGCGGCCTTTCTTTGTCGGTCGTCTCGGGTCTTGCTCTTTTGGGTCGTGGGTCGTGAGTCGTGACTGCCTCCATTGGCTGTTGCGCTAGGTCGCGCTTTCCTAACGTGTCGCGCTTCAAACCCGGGCGCCTTCCAAGATTTTGATTTCGCGTATGAAGTAGGTAACTTAGACAGACAAGACAGCCTCAGGCCACCACTTCGTCGACAGGGAACGCCAGTTTGCCAGTCTCACCACCCTTCCGGCTATGTGTATACCTTCCGTGGGTCAGCCTTACGACGCTCGACCATCCCACTCACATGAGCCACACCTGTCTCCTACGAATGTTGCCTTCAGACGTCCGAACGACCAGCCGCCATGCCCACCAAATTACGATCCGCCAGCCGAAAATCGAGCCGTGGTCGGCAGAGGCAGCCCACCCAAatcggcgagctggagaCGACCCCGACTAGCCATCACCACGAGTCTCCAAGACCAGTCTCCAGCTACGCTGCTGGCTCTGATACTCAGCTTCTTGAGGACATTGCCGACTTGATGACCGACATCGACCCCCACATCCTTCACCCGACTGAAGCCAAAGACATCTCTGCCAGCGCTCcagtcggtggcggcgtagGCAGCACTTTCGCTTGGTCGGACACGGGGTCCGTTGCCAGAAGAAGCTCTCCACTCCGCCCGGGTGAGACTCCCGGTGCACCTTGGCGATTCGACGACGAATCTGTGCCCCCCCTGTCCAGCACAAAGTCCACTGGAACCAACTTACCGGATACCGCGCCGTTGCATGGGATCTTTTCGCCGGACCAGCAGATTGAAGGAGCTGCTCCCTCCACGAAGAACGTTGACTTTTCCGAGACTGCGACCACGGCACACCGAAGCTCGCCTTATTTTACCGGCGACAACGTTGAGAAGGTATTCGACTTCTTTGAACATGGCAGCAGTCACTAGAAACGGCCTGTCACGCAAAGACTCGACCCTAAAGCATCAGATTATCCGCCACCTGCCGCAAAGACGCCATCACGTCTGCCAGAAGACAACATCTACGATGCGACACCACGTCAGGACGTGGACCCAGAGCGCGATCATCCGCATTTCGATCAGCTTCCAGGAGGAAAGGATTTAACTCAGTCGGCCAACTACATAGGTAGCCAAGATCACAGGCAGGTCTCCGACGGGTTGAGGTTGTCAGCCAAGAAGGATCACAAGAATAACATGCGTAGCCGGAACATCACGAATAAAGCCGCGAAACGTACGgaaaaggaggagcagaACATCCCTACACCTCAAGCATTAGCCATCTCGGTTGTCGTCCCTTCATCAAAGTCAATACAAGGCCCGACGTCAAAGCAGCACAACAACAAGAAACGCAAGCAGCGGGCCAAGCCTCCCCTACAATTTGACGAAGCGAACCACGAGGTCAGGGAGCCACCCCGGTCAGCAGCAACTCGGGCCACAGTTCGCATGCCCATTGTCAATGCACTGCGCAATTCCGTGCAACCGTcaagctcgccggccagaCTGCCCAAGAAGCGACAAGAACCGCCAACTACTATTTTGCAGCCCAAAAAGCGtggcggagctgctcgcAAGCCAAaggccgcctccaccgcgaAGGCATCACCGATGGCGAATGTGGCGCACACAAAGCAGGTAGTCTCTAGCGCATCTCAAGCAAGTTGGCATGACAAACCAAAGAAGGCCGATCTTCAACCACGCGGCGTTGCAGGCCGCGATATGGTCCTTTCAAGTGACCTTGATTCCGATCAGTTCGATGCTCCGTCCTCGCCTGTTCACGTTTGCGAAACATTTCCAGCCGATGGACCCCGCGAGGAGCTGGTTGTTGCTCAACCCCCTGCCAGTGAGACACGAGAGAGTGTGGCTGTGCCCTTGAAGGGATCTCTCGCGCCCTCAAATCCGATGAAAACGCCATGCGTGCAACAGGCCGGCGAAGAAATAAGCGCCGGTCGAGCACGATCGAACCTCGATGACGccacggaggcggcgacacaCTCGGTGCTGGAACTTCGAAATAACAACGCCAGTTTTGACAATGCAAATCAAAATTTCCAACGGCAAACGAAACCCGCCGGATTAGGTTCAATCTCTCATATGAAAGGCAAGCCAGATCCGCCAGTCCATCAAAGGCGGCCCTCATGCAAAGCGCCGACACGCACGTTCAGCGTGGGGGCGCATGGAAGTCCTATCCCAACCCCGCCTGGACCGTTGTCGATGGTGGACATTGACGGCACTCGGGTCTCACAAGCCGATGAATTGTCTGACTATCGTAGGGCAGTGCCACGCCCAGACCGATTTGATGTTTCTGTGCCGAGGCTCTCTTTTGCTCGTCGCAGTGCACGGCTGCGCAAAGTCGATGTCTATGAAGAGTCCAAAGATGAGAAGCCGACGATTGAAACCTCCAAGCTCGCTGAACCCGTTGTTCAACGGCGAACAGCTCTGGAAAGACAAACCGTGGCGAATAACACGTCTTTGCCACGCCTTTCAGATGCAGTGCAAGCTCAAATCCTTGCCTGCCTCCGGGATCTCAAGACGCCCAGCGATCAGGAAAACTGCACCACAGGAACAACAGGAGCTGGGGCGGCAGATGGGAGCATCGAATCTGCGCCCAAAGCGGCCTCTATGTCGGCAAAGGACCTCGTTGCTCAAGAGTTGCATGCTGTCGTCGGTGTAAGTTTTGGTTATTCTTCCGAGCACGTCAAAGTTGGACTGCTGACAGACAAtgcagatgatgatggatgccATAGGCTCAAGAGAAGCCGAAGCGTTTGCTGTCGCGAAAACGTACCAAGAGAAAACCATGGGGTGCGTCGAGGTGATTGAGAGTCGCCAGGTGCGAGAGCGTGAGATAGCATGCTTGcgcgccgaagaagacgccAGCTTGTTCCACAAGTTGATTGAAGACGCAAGGACTATGATCAAGGTCAAAAGGCAGACCCGAGAAGGTATTCTGCAAGACCTCGAAAACA
Above is a genomic segment from Purpureocillium takamizusanense chromosome 2, complete sequence containing:
- a CDS encoding uncharacterized protein (COG:S~EggNog:ENOG503Q3CQ~TransMembrane:2 (i272-293o299-318i)), translated to MPHKTMLEGGPSVASAALDKAELTNSHPRHGTYPSISSIPLTSRERLEQATEDTTPGVDDESPDTVLYLAYGSNLSAETFLGMRKIRPLSQVNVSVPILQLTLDLPGVPYREPCFANVGFRKLPEKPTIPNPTKPKPPPLDPSDPGYEWDGHLMGVVYEVTKKDWRTIMRTEGAGSSYKEIVVPCISIKPNVAAPEKPRFPSLPRPFFARTLYASYVPDDGNDDPRKCTWWHRLTHGRQRPNPGYAQASARYLKLLKDGAREHGLPESIGQILFLGAWAPLLIIFLTMTGLMADETGKLPRWLAGGVTAMFNLMWMSYDSVYSKVFGDGERTEPDGAATSASDAEKTSLLANGNGK
- a CDS encoding uncharacterized protein (EggNog:ENOG503PVPB), which produces MPTKLRSASRKSSRGRQRQPTQIGELETTPTSHHHESPRPVSSYAAGSDTQLLEDIADLMTDIDPHILHPTEAKDISASAPVGGGVGSTFAWSDTGSVARRSSPLRPGETPGAPWRFDDESVPPLSSTKSTGTNLPDTAPLHGIFSPDQQIEGAAPSTKNVDFSETATTAHRSSPYFTGDNVEKVFDFFEHGSSH
- a CDS encoding uncharacterized protein (EggNog:ENOG503PVPB); the protein is MSAKDLVAQELHAVVGMMMDAIGSREAEAFAVAKTYQEKTMGCVEVIESRQVREREIACLRAEEDASLFHKLIEDARTMIKVKRQTREGILQDLENTVTKRKALVDRSTSQLDNLGQSDTDAGQAP